The following nucleotide sequence is from Myxocyprinus asiaticus isolate MX2 ecotype Aquarium Trade chromosome 21, UBuf_Myxa_2, whole genome shotgun sequence.
CACTCAAAGTCTTTGAGGTCCTCCTCCTCGTTCTCAGCATCTACCTTCCTGTTCAGAAACAGCAGGCCAACTCCAACCGAGTGTTTTCCCAAGTAACGGCAAACATTCTTCAGCCTCTTTTCCTGCTCAGACACTTACTGAACACAAGAGTATGGACTGAAAAGGACAACGTTAAGATTAGACAGAATCTGAGCAAGGAAATCCGAAGCAAAGTAGATGCTGTTCTTCAGTCAGCTCTGTTCATCTCTGATCATTTACAGTCCTACAAGGAAGAAGTTTTGCCATCAGAGAATAAAGCCAGTGCCAAAAAGAGCCATGCGGGCAAGGGCGTGCTAGGCCCTGTCAGTATGATTCTATCAAAACTTTGTGTCCAAGCAGATAACGATGAGGAGGAGACGGCACTATTTTATGCTGttaaaacaaactctctctctctgctctttaAATTTGCCCTCGATTCATTTTGCAGTGGAGGAGATAATAAGCAAGTGTGCTTCCATCTCATGACTAAGCTCATTATCGCTTTAGGCTTCACAGATGAGCTTGATATCAAGGAGACTTTCAGTGCATCGAACTGGGGTCTCGCTTTGCTTACTTTGGAGAACCTCCTGAACACCTGTTTGGCTAGCAATATCTACAATGTAGCTACAGACAGAATACAACATGGAGAAGTGCAGTTCAAGTATTACCGGAAACTGGCTCGGCTTTTATTTAACAATGCGCAGATGGGCATCCCAGCCTGGTACCGCTGTCTCAGATCTCTTCTCACGCTGAATCACCATATCCTGGAGCCAGATTTAGATGAGCTTCTTTCAACCGGGTGGGTTGATGCAGACAACATGGAACAACGGGTTAGAAAGGCCAGAGAAGCACTTGTGTCTGCTGTTTTGCAGACTTATGCCAAACTTAGACAGATGCCCAAACTTATTGAAGAGTTGCTCAACGTAGTCTGTCGGCCAGCAGCGGATGAACTGAGACCAGCCCTGTTGCCTCAGACGATACAGAAGACCCTGAGTCAGTGTCTGCTAGACAGTCCTCCCAGCCAAAATCTTGCAATCTGTTGGCTCATTTTAAAAAGGCTGCAGAGCTATCTGCTCCCCCACATGCAGGAACAAACAGAGGATTTGGCACTGAAAATGTTTTCTGTGAGTTCGCTCCTCTATGCTGTACTGTTCAGTTTTAAGACCCTGGATAACAGCACCACGATGCCAATCGTGAAGCAGACCCAGAATCTGATGGGGGATATGCTGAAGATTGTTGAAGACCTGTTGAGGCACTTTGAGGAGAACCTGGTCACAGAATGTCCTTGGAGGCAAAAGATCCTAGAGGTGACCCTTCTCCTTACATACATTTGGGTTGAGGTGGATACGCTTTTTCAGATTCACTGTATTAAGTACACATCCCTTGCTGCCTCAGAGAGTGGTGTCACGATTAGTTTAGTGGAGAGAGCCTTGACATTAGAGAACATGGACTGCCAGGTCATTAGTCCAGTTGGTAAACTACTACAGAAACTGCTCTCTCTACACAAACTGAAGATACTCTTGCTCAAATCATCTACTGTATCATCAGATGAAGATATAGCAGATGTTCTTCAGAAAACAGCCCAGTTCATCATCGATAGACAAGACCTTTCAGTAATGCTCAACACTGACCAGATCTGGGATCTCCAGCTTTGTAGTgttaacacaaacacatatatggCAGCTCACTGGTTTTTTATGATATCCAACCTTCCATTAATTGTCCCTTATCTCGAGCAGAACAACATATCTGATTTAGCAGACTTCATGTTGAAGTCTTTGCTTCAGAGCTTGCATGCTACTGGAAACAATTTGGAGAACACTGGAATCTCGGTCTCCTCAATATCCAGACAACTACTTGAGGGTCCAATTCTTTGCGAGCTCCCTGAAATGCTCTCAGCAATGGTAAAATGTATCATCAAGGCATTTTTTGGACTGCTCGACTCTTCACATGTGAAGTTAATCAGTCcttcattttttaaatcttcTGCAGAAGTAAGCAATGGAGTTGAAGATGGAGAAGTGTTTATGACATCCTCTCTGATGAGATTGAAGGCAATTGGACAAGAGATTTTAGACTCTGTCAAAACAGGTTCATCCATACCTTTATCTGAAACACAGGTAGATGGTTTACTGCAGTTACTCACAGTCACAAGAATGCTGAATAGATGCACAGTGTTCTCTGAAGATTATTCAGAGCTTTTTCTAAGCTTGTACACACTGACTGTTTGTGTGAAGTTTGATGAAAGCATGGAGCCCTTGTTAGCTATTAGATTCCTGAGTGAGCTTTTTAGGGCCATGGCTTCACTCCTGGTGGTTACAAATTCTCAAACAATCCTGAAAGCTGTGCATGGAAGTAATCTGCTAGAGGTAGCTGTAACATCCCTCTTCTCTCGTAGCGCTAAGGGCCTCTTTAAGAGTGTCAATGACTCGACCTGGTTATCTTTCCTAGACTCCTTTAAAGACTTTATCCAGTCTCTAATACAGCTCATAATTGAAAGGAGGAGCAGTGCTTGCCTCAATCTGGAGAAGTTTACCTCTTTCATGGTTGAGAGTAATATTGCTGTGAGAGGTCTGTCTGTAGATGCAGTGGGGCAATCTAAGGGGGATCTCTACTCATTACAACTCCATCTGGTAATTTTGAGCACACTTTGCATTGAAATGATCGCAAATCAGGggaagaaaaaacattttgatgAGACTCTGACTTGTTTGTTAGAAAAGGCCACTTCTTTGATGGAGCCAGACATTCAGGCTGTGCTTATGGGCAAAGGAAGTGGTCTTCTCAGGCAGTCGTTCTCTGTTGAAGTGGTGACCGTCATGATCAGGAGTGAGCTAGCAAGTGCATCCCAACTGTTTCAGAGCGGTTCTGAGGACCACAGGCAGGAGATAATATCCCGCATGTCATTCTACCAGAGCTTTTGCCAGCAGATCTTAAAGGAACTGTATCCATCACCTCGGCCTATGGACTTCCTTATTTCCTCAATTCGCTATCTCTCTGCATTCTATACGGCTGCTGAAAGGACCAAAGCAGCTGACCTGGGAGAACTCCATGTTAAGATTTTGCAGAGTGTCCATGCACTGCTGTCAGGTACAATCTCCTTGAACTTTTCAAAACGTTATATCATTCAACTTACCGTTTGTTTGACATTAATAAATTGATGGCAGATTATCTAGCAATTTTGTGAATCCTctgtttacacatttaaaaacagtctGTCAATCATTTTAACAGGTACTTGGATGTCTTTGTCAGAGGTAAAGGAGCTTGAGGGGCCAGTAAAGGAGCTTTTTAATCAGCTGGTGGCCAACTGTTCTCAAGAGCAGTTCCATCTATTACTGCTGATGCTCAGAGAGGGGCTTGTGGTGTCAAAGGTTGAAGGAGGCCTTCACACCGTAAGATTCCCTATCTCATACATTTAGAAATCTGTAGattgtttttttaatagattgttacatttgttttctgttcttattctgagtgaaacagaatattgttAACATGAAAATCACTACAGATTAGGATAAAATGTATTCCTTATTCTCTTTATCTTACCCTGCTGTTTCTAAGCATACTTGTAGTGTGAACTGAAGACATCTTGTTTTTGTTTAACTTATCCTGTCTGTCACAGGAGGTTCTGTCAACTGTGACTCTAACAAAGCTGCTTGCCTGCTGTCAGTTTCCAGAGCATTGCTCAAAAGCATTTTGGCACATCACTCCGCAAATCATATCTACTCTCATTGTAAGTATTTCAATACCTGTTTTCAATTTGAATGAGATTAATCATGCTTGAATTTCTGTTGTACTAGTTTCtttttattgcaatttttttaatcttaaagAAGGTGGAAGTATCACAATATCCTATCTTTTTCATGTATAAGCATCTGCATTAGCATTGTTATTTCTGTCTCAGAGCACAGGACTTGAATGATTAGGAAAGGATGCTTGACAGCAAATATTTCCTTCAATTTGTCTCCAAGaacattaaatggatagttcagccaaaaatgaaaattctttcatcatttattcactttcatgccagatgtgtatgactttcttctgcagaacaacaacggagatgtttagaagaatatctcagctctataggtccatataatgcaagtgaatggtgaccagacagttcaagttccaaaaatcacaaaggcagaataaaagtaatccatatgactttagtggttaagtctatgtcttctgaagtgatgcagtcactttgggtgagaaacagatacatttttcaatcttttatttttacaataaatctccattttcactttcaggaCTTATaaattggtctgtttctcacccacacctattgtatagcttctgaagatatagatttaaccactgaagtcgtatgttttacttttattctgcctttatgtgatttgtggtgCTTGAagggtctggtcaccattcacttgcattgtgaggacctacagagctgaaatattcttctaaaagtttttgtttgtgttcagcagaagaaagaatctcatacacatctgggatggcatgagggtgagaattttcatttttgggtaaactatgccCTTTAAAGGACTTTTCCGGGTTCATTGTGAGGTACACTCAACATTGTGTGTGTTAATATGAGACTAGTGGGATAGAATCGCTTACCAACCTTGTCTGTACAAAGATACTGTATATCCAATAGGGATATATCCAGTGTCAGGTAACCCTCTAACTTTTGCATAGTATGCATAAGTATACAAGAAAAGGATGTTTTTCACAGAGAAAAATccatacacaagaataacattgGTGAAGAATTATTACAAGAACCTTTAACAGTTGTCCCAAtgctgaaatgtttattttatcaaTTTACAGCTGAATTGATTCACCTTTTTTAATAAAGGTTTTTATGTGAAATGCTAactctttaaaacatttatacactCGTTTTGGTGGTAATATCACTCGTGTCATCACATGGAGATCTGGAGGGGAAAAAATCTTTTAGGCATTCTAGATAAACCTCTGATGGTAAGTGTTGTTAAAAGATGTGCAAGTTGTGACAGTGACTTAACTAGCTCACCTCTGTAGGTGCAGACAGAACCTTGGAGAAGAACTGTGTGTGTATGGAAATGCATCTTGGTGCAAAAACACTTCCATAATTATTAGATAGTCAATTTAGCGCTTGTAtgtctttgatttgatttgttcacatCATGTCAGTTAAAAAAACAGCGATGGTCAGACTGTTGTTCTTGGAACTTATAAAGTTACCAGTCAAAGATGAATCTTGCTCGATAAATTTGGACCAAAATAaactaacaataacaacaaaaaaataatagcaatattttttttttaaactaacattttagaggtagaccgatatattggttttaccgattaatcagtgccgatagttgatttttggaactatcgttatcggcAATAATCTATtgcgatagttgccgatagtttttcatcatttcaaaataagagtcctcggtgtgttttgggcttgtttatacttaaaagttcagcattatgcaccaaatcttcatttttttctggttatttttgggattttgattaaacaataaactgcatctggtattttatttatttaggactctttgtctgtgctaGTCATATTAAGGAAAGTATAAGAAATTTTTGACAttatataaatcaattttaattttaatcggTTAactggttatcggcctttcccaccaccttagttatcgtatcagcaaaatccactatcggtcaacctctaatacattttatatgttatattaaCATACTGTACTCACAGAATGATGAAACAAATTTGGCTCTGGCTACTCTCTTCCCCCAACTCTGCCTTTGACAACTAATCTTGTAAAGCATTTCACGTACAGCGCTGACTGGCCCGACTCGCCTTTGTCTTGTTTCAGCATTAAAATTCATCAGCCTGGAAAAGCCAGGTTTCCAAGTCTTGTTTATGTTTGTCATTGAGTTCTGTCTGTGAATGATTCTGTGTGTGCTTGCCAGGTTAGTCTTATTGCACCTTTTTTCTCTGTCAGACCCTGACATATAAGAGCTGCCGCTAGCGCTGTTTACAAAAGCAACCAAAAGCTTTGTTTCCCTGATGCTGCTTACACACCTAAACTGTCTTTAGTACACAACACAAGCTCTGTAATAGTCACCTTTGttgttatttaatattttatggtAGTGGTCACATGTTTTGATGTGCAGTTGAAAGTTAGAACTGTTAATGTGCTACATTTTAAGATGCATTCTGGATTGGTTTCAGATAAATGTCAGTCTGGTTTGTAAGAGATCTACATATTGTATTGCACGTGTATTATATTAGTCTTTACTAATCTTTAAAGGTGTACCAAGTATTTCCTCTGAAATATATTTCCtctgaaatatatatttatatatatattacaatttttattgattccattaataaaataaacatacgtAATCAAATTACATACATTAAGCCCATCCCCCccggttcagccatatgctcgaggcaacatttaaataaatgtccgaattaaacactctagacacttttgtccatacagcgtgcaaatgcgagataacggggtgtaacttaacttctttgGTTAGTTTAATGGAAAGGCTTTGCTATGGCagaataggggcaagaaattcctgttcaataaaattacaattctttcataatttactcaccctcatgttattccaaaactgtatgacatttcttcagaacagtcaacataactttcaTGACTTAAATGAACTTAAAgaaacataaacgaacagacacacacacacagtggccacgtATGTCTCTCTTTCTCGAGCTGGTGCCCCcggctagtctttatccccctcctggctgattaggacaattcagcactgagcgtgcatcctcatggcccggccacgccctcctcctcgtcacagggatatatccaaaatgtgtagtgttggggggcctccaggaacagggttgggaaccactgcattagaaggtgggtaaattgtggccatgaaggtaTGGACATGgccagcaacaatactcaaataggctgtggcattcaagagatgattgattggtattaacgggcccaaagtgtgccaacaAAACACTCCCCACcccattacaccaccaccaccagcctggactcTTGACATTAGGCACGTTTgtgtccatggattcatgctgttggcgccaaattctgaccctaccatctgtgtgcctcagcagaaatcgagattcttCAGACCAGGCtaagtttttccagtcttcaactgtccagttttggtgagcctgtgtccactgcagcctcagctttctgttcttgattGACAGAAGTGGtctttgctgttgtagccctttCACCTAAGGTTCGTtgtgttgtgcattcagagatgcttttcagctcactacaattgtacagagcagttatttgagttaccgtagactgtcagttcaaaacagtctggccattctctattgacctctctcatcaacaaggcatttccgtccacagaacagccgctcactgcgtgttttttgtttttggcaccattctgagtaaattctagagactgttgtttgtgaaaatcccaggagatcagcagttacagaaatactcaaaccagcccatctggcaccaacaatcatccatgcgattatctaatcagccagttgccagcagtgcagtgtatacagtcatgcagatacgggtcagaagcttcagttaatgttcacatcaaccatcagagtggGGAAGAAATtagatttcagtgatttggaccatggcatgattgttgatgccagatgtgctggtttgaggatttctgtaactgctgatctcctgggaaagtccctagaatttactcactgtgacaaaaacaaaaaacatccagtgagcggcggttctgcagatggaaacgccttgttgatgagagaggtcaacagagaatggccagactggttcgaactgacaaagtctacagtaactcagataaccgctctgtacaattgtggtgagaagaatatcatctcagaatgttattctgagttgcgggttggcgctgttttggcggcacgaggggaccgacacaatattaggcaggtggttttaatgttatggctgatcggtgtatactgtaTAATTCTATTACATATGTAATTTCACACTTGTTTTCAGTTTCTGATAAAGGAGTCCAGCAAGATGCGTTGTCTGGCCCGTGTTCTGACTGTGCCAACCCTCGAGGCTCTGACCGTGTTGCTCCGGCAGGGTGGAGCACACCTCTCTAATCCACACCATGTCATTATGGTGCTTGGTGCTCTGCAGTTTGTGCCTCTTGACAGTCATTCTCTGGAGGACTACCATGCTGCTTTTGAGGCCATTCATGAAGCTCTGTTTGCAGTTATCATTTGCTACCCTCGGGTGAGTATCCTGGGAATGGAGAGTGAAAGATAATATTTTGCATTTGAGTTGTTACACTTTTTCAAGGTGAATTATATCTTTATACATCttaaattgtttttcaaattaGCCAAAGGCTGAGGAAGTAGAAACCATCCCAGATgctatcagtttttttttaaaggcaggcTTGACATTTGTTTATCTGCAGTTGcttaggaatttttttttattaatgtggcCTTGAGTGGTTCACAAACACACCCAGCATACCATGACTGGTGGAAGCAAAATTTGTCTTTTAGTCTTGATCAAGAAAATAATATATCCTTTAGTGAACAGAATAACTAAAGATCTTCTTGAGATTAAAAAGAAGAATCATTATGTATTCACAGTGTAACTGTcagttacaaaaaacaaaaaattctgcTTTTTTGTCCTAATTTTAAACCATA
It contains:
- the LOC127411798 gene encoding unhealthy ribosome biogenesis protein 2 homolog yields the protein MAAIYSGIHLKLKNPRTPWPDKLKLARFAWISTQCLLPNKEQVLFDWTSHALSGFYNKKVEVPMEVVEGLWTYLDDILHSQKLHHLQSEGKTISLRLTVPQMINERILECSTGLTSVSLHAVLSCCHGILTSPVLSVTYTANYELLVELIARLSGLASSQLREQISDEPLSLKVFEVLLLVLSIYLPVQKQQANSNRVFSQVTANILQPLFLLRHLLNTRVWTEKDNVKIRQNLSKEIRSKVDAVLQSALFISDHLQSYKEEVLPSENKASAKKSHAGKGVLGPVSMILSKLCVQADNDEEETALFYAVKTNSLSLLFKFALDSFCSGGDNKQVCFHLMTKLIIALGFTDELDIKETFSASNWGLALLTLENLLNTCLASNIYNVATDRIQHGEVQFKYYRKLARLLFNNAQMGIPAWYRCLRSLLTLNHHILEPDLDELLSTGWVDADNMEQRVRKAREALVSAVLQTYAKLRQMPKLIEELLNVVCRPAADELRPALLPQTIQKTLSQCLLDSPPSQNLAICWLILKRLQSYLLPHMQEQTEDLALKMFSVSSLLYAVLFSFKTLDNSTTMPIVKQTQNLMGDMLKIVEDLLRHFEENLVTECPWRQKILEVTLLLTYIWVEVDTLFQIHCIKYTSLAASESGVTISLVERALTLENMDCQVISPVGKLLQKLLSLHKLKILLLKSSTVSSDEDIADVLQKTAQFIIDRQDLSVMLNTDQIWDLQLCSVNTNTYMAAHWFFMISNLPLIVPYLEQNNISDLADFMLKSLLQSLHATGNNLENTGISVSSISRQLLEGPILCELPEMLSAMVKCIIKAFFGLLDSSHVKLISPSFFKSSAEVSNGVEDGEVFMTSSLMRLKAIGQEILDSVKTGSSIPLSETQVDGLLQLLTVTRMLNRCTVFSEDYSELFLSLYTLTVCVKFDESMEPLLAIRFLSELFRAMASLLVVTNSQTILKAVHGSNLLEVAVTSLFSRSAKGLFKSVNDSTWLSFLDSFKDFIQSLIQLIIERRSSACLNLEKFTSFMVESNIAVRGLSVDAVGQSKGDLYSLQLHLVILSTLCIEMIANQGKKKHFDETLTCLLEKATSLMEPDIQAVLMGKGSGLLRQSFSVEVVTVMIRSELASASQLFQSGSEDHRQEIISRMSFYQSFCQQILKELYPSPRPMDFLISSIRYLSAFYTAAERTKAADLGELHVKILQSVHALLSGTWMSLSEVKELEGPVKELFNQLVANCSQEQFHLLLLMLREGLVVSKVEGGLHTEVLSTVTLTKLLACCQFPEHCSKAFWHITPQIISTLIFLIKESSKMRCLARVLTVPTLEALTVLLRQGGAHLSNPHHVIMVLGALQFVPLDSHSLEDYHAAFEAIHEALFAVIICYPRVMLKASSIFLNCFYRLVSSVMHEGRQRGESDRASEKDRESLLKCARLVERMYNHIADSAETFSGLSLFMVAQYVSELQRVTLQPEIKAHLTEGIYCILDCCVEREIIFLNTTLQKGVKEVFNELYNSYTHYHKSQRHGEEKYTI